Proteins from a single region of Phycisphaeraceae bacterium D3-23:
- a CDS encoding SDR family oxidoreductase → MDYTGKTAVITGAGSGIGRAIAQRFARHGAHVAVLDIDFDAAQATAQLVLADGYAATAWACDVADDSSVREAFSAIIAEQSRIDVLINNAGVASIGSLTETDADEMDRVYRVNVKGVYHCLEAAVPHMVARGGGTILNLASIASLVGIKDRFAYAMSKGAVLTMTYSVAIDYIDHGIRCNCICPARIHTPFVDGYLKRHHAGHEEEVFDKLSAYQPIGRMGTPDEVAALAAFLCSDDAAFITGAAYPLDGGVTTLI, encoded by the coding sequence ATGGATTACACGGGAAAAACCGCCGTCATCACCGGCGCGGGCTCGGGGATCGGCCGGGCGATCGCGCAGCGTTTCGCGCGGCACGGGGCCCATGTGGCGGTGCTGGATATCGACTTCGACGCGGCACAGGCGACCGCCCAGTTGGTCTTGGCTGACGGCTACGCGGCGACCGCATGGGCCTGCGATGTGGCCGATGATTCGAGTGTGCGCGAGGCGTTTAGCGCGATCATTGCCGAGCAGTCGCGGATTGATGTGCTGATCAACAACGCCGGCGTCGCGTCGATCGGTTCGCTTACCGAAACCGACGCCGACGAGATGGACCGGGTCTATCGCGTCAACGTCAAGGGCGTGTACCACTGCCTCGAGGCGGCGGTGCCGCACATGGTCGCGCGGGGCGGCGGCACGATCCTCAACCTCGCGTCGATCGCATCGCTGGTCGGCATCAAGGACCGCTTCGCCTACGCGATGAGTAAGGGCGCGGTGCTGACGATGACCTACTCCGTCGCGATCGACTACATCGACCACGGCATCCGCTGCAACTGCATCTGCCCCGCGCGCATCCATACCCCCTTCGTCGATGGCTACCTGAAGCGGCACCACGCCGGGCACGAAGAAGAAGTATTCGACAAGCTCAGCGCGTACCAGCCCATCGGCCGGATGGGCACGCCCGACGAAGTCGCGGCCCTCGCTGCCTTCCTGTGCAGCGATGATGCGGCCTTCATCACCGGCGCGGCCTACCCGCTCGACGGCGGCGTCACCACTCTGATCTGA
- a CDS encoding L-rhamnose mutarotase, with product MHRVAFALICATPLLIGGCNTLTAGDPVYGPTNPTAEQQSLQGVLFFGSAIELNPEKEQLYRELHADVWPDVLMAIEKANIRNYNIFVADLGGKRYLFSFFEYHGSDPAADFASIAADPTTSQAWWPITDSCQRRLPGTPEGEQWKSLEMLMHID from the coding sequence ATGCACCGCGTTGCCTTCGCCCTCATCTGCGCGACCCCGCTCTTGATCGGTGGCTGCAACACGCTGACCGCCGGCGACCCGGTCTACGGCCCGACCAACCCGACGGCCGAGCAGCAGTCTCTGCAAGGCGTGCTCTTTTTCGGCTCGGCCATCGAACTGAACCCCGAAAAAGAACAGCTCTACCGTGAGCTGCACGCCGACGTCTGGCCCGATGTCCTCATGGCGATCGAGAAGGCGAACATCCGAAACTACAACATCTTCGTCGCGGACCTGGGTGGCAAGCGATATCTCTTCAGCTTCTTCGAGTACCACGGCAGCGACCCCGCCGCCGACTTCGCCAGCATCGCTGCCGACCCCACGACGAGCCAGGCGTGGTGGCCGATCACCGACAGCTGCCAGCGTCGCTTGCCGGGCACGCCGGAGGGCGAGCAGTGGAAGTCGCTCGAGATGCTGATGCACATCGACTGA